A stretch of the Xanthocytophaga agilis genome encodes the following:
- a CDS encoding polysaccharide pyruvyl transferase family protein translates to MKLCYFDDNVNFGDALNATIFPTLLADFFDEDPSVSFFGIGSLFGLPLLENSSAVRKIIFSTGYGKYGVKPRLDSSYEIMCVRGPLTAEYLGLDKSMAVADGALLLSHFSFPSYKKTYAFSYMPHWESETRFDWAGLCEQAGYHYISPMWHKDRILEEILKSEVIITEAMHGAIVADTLRVPWIPVKGYKNISEFKWQDWTQSIQTTYNPVQMPPLYSEVKEAEKIIQVKTKGMLGDMATQYLAKAFVSYQKNFKWKETLKQFADIKNTKPSLSQNGVVTSLADELRDRLEKVKSKYTTILS, encoded by the coding sequence ATGAAACTTTGCTATTTTGATGATAATGTGAATTTTGGAGATGCCTTGAATGCAACCATCTTTCCTACATTGTTAGCTGACTTTTTTGACGAGGATCCGTCTGTTTCCTTTTTTGGTATAGGCTCATTGTTTGGATTGCCCTTGCTGGAAAACAGCAGTGCCGTCCGAAAGATAATCTTTAGTACAGGTTATGGTAAGTATGGTGTGAAGCCCCGCCTAGATTCATCATATGAAATCATGTGTGTAAGAGGGCCACTCACTGCCGAATACCTGGGACTGGATAAGTCCATGGCAGTAGCCGATGGAGCCTTGTTGTTGTCACATTTTTCATTCCCTTCCTACAAAAAGACCTATGCTTTTTCGTACATGCCGCATTGGGAAAGCGAAACCCGCTTTGACTGGGCCGGATTGTGCGAACAGGCTGGCTACCACTATATAAGCCCCATGTGGCACAAAGACAGAATTCTGGAAGAGATACTCAAGTCTGAAGTTATCATTACCGAAGCCATGCATGGAGCCATAGTAGCCGATACACTTAGAGTACCCTGGATACCTGTAAAAGGGTACAAGAATATCAGTGAATTCAAATGGCAGGACTGGACACAATCCATACAGACCACCTACAATCCTGTTCAGATGCCTCCTCTCTATAGCGAAGTCAAGGAAGCAGAAAAGATCATCCAGGTAAAAACCAAAGGTATGCTCGGTGATATGGCTACCCAATACCTGGCGAAGGCTTTTGTATCCTATCAGAAAAATTTTAAGTGGAAAGAAACCCTGAAACAGTTCGCAGATATAAAAAATACGAAACCCTCTCTAAGCCAGAACGGCGTAGTAACCTCCCTCGCCGATGAACTAAGAGACCGCCTGGAAAAGGTTAAGAGCAAGTACACAACCATTCTTAGTTAG
- a CDS encoding ring-cleaving dioxygenase → METNTENRILGIHHITAIAGNAQRNFNFYKNVLGLRFVKKTVNFDDPYTYHFYFGDEVGTPGTILTFFPWEGITPGRRGTGMATEIGYSVPEGSLDFWLKRFEQHNVIFNKPAEKFGETYVPFLDPDGLKLELIVSKTPDIRKPWETPEVNANVATKGFHNITLTLKDIKGTADVLTDIFGYKLIDQHVNRYRFATDAIPNASIVDLVEAAGEKPGQVAGGTVHHVAFRVANDQIQQQFRQKIAEKGFNVTQQIDRNYFYAIYFREPGGVLFEVATDNPGFTADEPLLELGTNLKLPSQYEAHRADIEKRLVQLAD, encoded by the coding sequence ATGGAAACCAACACTGAAAATCGCATATTAGGTATACATCATATTACTGCCATAGCAGGTAATGCACAACGTAACTTCAACTTCTACAAAAATGTACTGGGATTACGGTTTGTGAAAAAAACTGTCAACTTTGACGACCCTTATACCTACCACTTCTATTTTGGAGATGAAGTAGGAACCCCTGGTACTATTCTTACTTTCTTCCCCTGGGAAGGAATCACTCCCGGAAGAAGAGGAACAGGAATGGCTACGGAAATCGGTTATTCTGTACCTGAAGGAAGTCTGGATTTCTGGTTGAAACGATTTGAGCAGCACAATGTCATTTTTAACAAACCTGCTGAGAAATTTGGTGAGACGTATGTTCCTTTCCTTGATCCGGATGGGTTGAAACTGGAATTGATTGTTTCCAAAACACCTGATATACGTAAGCCTTGGGAAACGCCAGAGGTGAATGCCAATGTTGCTACCAAAGGGTTTCATAATATTACGCTGACATTGAAAGACATCAAAGGTACAGCCGATGTGTTGACAGACATCTTTGGATACAAACTCATAGACCAGCATGTGAATCGTTATCGGTTTGCTACTGATGCTATTCCGAATGCTTCCATTGTGGATCTGGTAGAAGCAGCTGGTGAAAAACCAGGTCAGGTAGCAGGTGGTACAGTACACCATGTGGCCTTCCGGGTTGCCAATGATCAGATTCAACAACAGTTTCGTCAAAAAATTGCTGAAAAAGGCTTTAACGTGACGCAACAAATAGATCGTAATTATTTCTATGCTATCTATTTCCGTGAACCAGGCGGAGTGTTGTTTGAAGTAGCTACAGACAATCCAGGCTTTACTGCTGATGAACCTTTACTGGAATTAGGTACCAATTTAAAATTACCTAGTCAATATGAAGCACATCGGGCGGATATCGAAAAACGTCTGGTACAACTGGCAGACTAA
- a CDS encoding polysaccharide biosynthesis/export family protein — translation MRIKNALNLVKIIALWFLVNACIPKHHIVYFPNPSLNKSSPVTTPNTLPVYKLQPTDVLSIRIKTLNKETSDYFNIVPENGVQQWNPAGLYINGYSINAEGDITLPEVGKVKVAGMTVEEAQKAVQEKVKTYVGNVTILLKLISFKVTVLGEVNNPGYYYIYNDNATLLNALAMAGDLTDFGNRTNIVLVRQTKEGTQSIVIDLNDPDVLSSKYYYLMPNDAIYVQPFKAKYARSNVNTLSVLGVLFGAISSTILILNYLK, via the coding sequence ATGAGAATAAAAAACGCACTTAATTTAGTCAAGATAATAGCGCTATGGTTCTTAGTAAATGCTTGTATACCCAAACATCATATAGTTTATTTTCCTAATCCGTCACTAAATAAAAGTTCGCCTGTTACCACGCCTAACACATTACCTGTGTACAAGCTGCAACCAACAGATGTTTTATCAATACGCATAAAAACGCTAAACAAAGAAACCTCCGATTATTTCAATATAGTACCGGAAAATGGTGTGCAGCAGTGGAATCCGGCGGGTTTGTATATAAATGGATATTCCATTAATGCCGAAGGAGATATAACCTTGCCAGAAGTAGGAAAAGTAAAGGTGGCTGGTATGACTGTTGAAGAAGCACAAAAAGCAGTGCAGGAAAAAGTGAAAACCTATGTCGGCAATGTGACCATTCTCTTAAAGCTGATTAGCTTCAAAGTTACCGTTCTCGGTGAAGTGAATAATCCGGGATACTATTACATATACAATGACAATGCAACGTTGTTGAATGCTTTAGCCATGGCAGGTGACCTTACAGATTTCGGGAACCGTACCAACATTGTGCTGGTACGACAAACAAAGGAGGGAACCCAATCCATTGTAATAGATTTAAATGATCCTGATGTGCTCTCATCAAAATATTATTACCTGATGCCTAACGATGCTATTTATGTGCAGCCTTTTAAAGCAAAATATGCCCGAAGCAATGTCAATACCTTGTCAGTACTTGGGGTACTCTTTGGTGCCATTTCCAGCACAATTTTAATACTCAATTATTTAAAATAG
- a CDS encoding NAD(P)-dependent oxidoreductase: MTNTKLLVTGGSGFIGTNLITYCLKHAIDVVNVDWNPPLDVSHKPHWINCDILDQDALQKVFSDYQPTHVVHLAARADTDEQQDMAAYLQNTEGTRHVLECVKNTPSIERLIVTSTQFVCQPGYYPQHDEDYNPVNLYGMTKILTEQFTRHASLSCSWTIIRPTTIWGPWSLRYRDVFFKTLKSGLYFHPSKENVIRSYGYVNNVVFQIMQILTLEEEKVNGKVFYVGDEPFELKEWVNTVSQVLTGKKVNIIPTGLVKTMASIGDILTAFKIRFPITSGRFRSMTSSYVTPMDDTINVLGKAPYSIQQGVEETINWYKTISAQVSKPEPDIPRKRYFYTAPTYQMQQA; this comes from the coding sequence ATGACCAATACAAAACTTTTAGTTACTGGTGGATCTGGATTCATCGGGACTAATCTGATAACCTATTGCCTGAAACATGCTATTGATGTAGTGAATGTAGACTGGAATCCGCCTTTGGATGTGTCGCATAAACCACACTGGATCAATTGTGACATCCTGGATCAGGATGCACTGCAAAAAGTATTTTCTGATTACCAACCCACACATGTAGTACATCTGGCTGCACGTGCTGATACAGACGAACAACAGGATATGGCTGCTTATCTTCAGAATACCGAGGGTACGCGACATGTACTGGAATGTGTGAAGAACACGCCTTCAATAGAGCGGCTTATCGTAACTTCTACACAGTTTGTATGTCAGCCAGGCTATTATCCACAACACGATGAAGATTATAATCCTGTCAATCTGTATGGGATGACTAAAATCCTGACAGAACAATTTACCCGTCACGCTTCCTTGTCCTGTTCCTGGACCATTATTCGTCCTACAACCATCTGGGGACCTTGGTCTTTACGGTATCGGGATGTGTTCTTTAAGACGCTTAAGTCTGGCCTGTACTTCCATCCTTCCAAGGAAAATGTTATCCGATCCTATGGATATGTAAATAACGTAGTCTTTCAGATTATGCAGATACTGACGCTGGAAGAAGAAAAAGTAAATGGAAAGGTTTTTTATGTTGGCGATGAGCCGTTTGAACTAAAAGAATGGGTAAATACAGTTTCTCAGGTTCTGACAGGTAAAAAAGTAAATATAATCCCTACAGGACTGGTAAAAACTATGGCTAGTATTGGGGATATTCTCACTGCCTTTAAAATTCGTTTTCCAATTACCAGTGGACGCTTTCGAAGTATGACCAGTAGTTATGTGACTCCTATGGATGACACCATTAACGTATTGGGCAAAGCTCCATATTCTATCCAGCAGGGAGTAGAAGAAACTATAAACTGGTACAAAACCATCAGTGCTCAGGTGAGTAAACCTGAACCTGACATTCCGAGAAAGAGGTATTTCTATACTGCTCCAACATATCAGATGCAGCAAGCATGA
- a CDS encoding exopolysaccharide biosynthesis polyprenyl glycosylphosphotransferase, with amino-acid sequence MKEFVLQNNVQGNSLGITNYAWSKANSAVDTRSNEWGRFLLLGIESLIIYGVFKFLLDLHPARTVHLKITYPLIALVFCLAWWVFAFLPSKSYLRRGFSFKEGISFSNLWGPLLLHGSMVGLILSALRLPIGYYPFFIQSYLGIIVLLIVARGIYQVSYQKGLQLASGKFVVVSSGIYSQELVNKLTRKWGESKFAGSFDHLVDPNKDFEEEFQKFREYCIEHQIQHIFISLPAHQQEQVEAISHFAGQCFIRCLILPNSGYIWPEQKNICYVGDLVVCDQWLHPLQNKFNTILKRIFDIVFSLMVIVFIFSWLIPIIALAVKLSSPGPIFFVQHRPGKRNKAFKCLKFRTMRVNNQSEVQATFKDPRVTAVGQFLRKTSLDELPQFFNVLVGDMSIVGPRPNMVSQLEYYSKLIPEYPLRHAVAPGITGYAQVKGYRGETRELYLMQKRVDFDLAYIRKWNFWFDIKIIFLTVKNMIVGEKFAY; translated from the coding sequence ATGAAAGAATTCGTTTTACAAAACAATGTACAGGGGAATAGCCTCGGCATAACTAATTATGCATGGTCAAAGGCTAATTCTGCGGTTGATACCCGGAGTAATGAGTGGGGCCGATTTTTGTTATTAGGTATTGAATCGCTTATTATCTATGGTGTATTCAAATTTCTGCTGGATCTGCACCCGGCCCGCACTGTACACCTCAAAATTACCTACCCACTTATTGCCCTTGTCTTTTGCCTGGCATGGTGGGTGTTTGCGTTTTTGCCCAGTAAATCCTACCTGAGGAGAGGTTTTTCCTTTAAAGAAGGAATTTCTTTTTCCAATCTTTGGGGACCTTTGCTGCTTCATGGCAGTATGGTAGGATTGATACTGTCTGCTCTTCGGTTGCCTATTGGCTATTATCCTTTTTTCATTCAGAGTTACCTGGGAATTATTGTTCTTTTGATTGTTGCCCGTGGTATCTATCAGGTATCCTATCAGAAAGGACTGCAACTGGCTTCAGGAAAATTTGTGGTAGTGAGTAGTGGTATTTATAGTCAGGAACTAGTTAACAAACTGACACGAAAGTGGGGAGAAAGTAAATTTGCCGGAAGCTTTGATCATCTGGTTGACCCGAACAAAGACTTTGAAGAAGAGTTTCAGAAATTTAGAGAATATTGCATTGAACATCAGATTCAGCATATTTTTATCAGCTTGCCCGCTCATCAGCAGGAACAGGTAGAAGCCATTTCACACTTTGCAGGTCAATGTTTTATCCGGTGTCTGATACTACCTAATTCAGGATATATCTGGCCAGAACAAAAAAACATTTGTTACGTAGGTGATCTGGTGGTGTGCGATCAATGGTTGCATCCATTGCAGAATAAATTCAATACAATCCTGAAGCGCATCTTTGATATAGTGTTTTCGCTGATGGTGATTGTATTTATATTCTCCTGGCTGATACCCATTATTGCACTGGCAGTAAAACTGTCTTCTCCAGGTCCTATATTTTTTGTGCAACATCGGCCTGGCAAACGGAACAAGGCATTCAAATGTCTGAAATTCCGTACCATGCGTGTTAATAATCAATCAGAAGTTCAGGCTACTTTCAAAGATCCTCGTGTCACTGCTGTAGGGCAGTTTCTACGTAAGACCAGCCTGGATGAATTGCCTCAGTTTTTTAATGTACTTGTAGGTGATATGTCTATTGTAGGGCCCCGGCCTAATATGGTCAGTCAACTGGAGTACTATTCCAAATTGATTCCGGAGTATCCTTTGCGACATGCCGTAGCTCCTGGTATTACAGGTTATGCTCAGGTAAAAGGATACCGAGGCGAAACCAGAGAACTCTATCTGATGCAGAAGCGGGTTGATTTTGACCTGGCGTATATCAGAAAATGGAATTTCTGGTTTGACATCAAGATCATATTCCTCACAGTGAAGAACATGATAGTAGGTGAGAAATTTGCCTATTAA
- a CDS encoding glycosyltransferase family A protein: MAASISVVIPVFNRKEELIRALDSVKKQTLQPSEVIVVDDCSSFLIEDFLRESNYLDQDWVRVVRNEINQGPSGTRNTGVMHAKEEFIAFLDSDDYWDPHKLEKQMALFTKKPELDLVYNGTWVVYENKTVPSHTKLFKDNIWYQLVDNCWTPPNPSTMLMRNASIRKLNAFDLTLKHAEDIDLWMRMTLHDMKIDYCDERLTYFMYNSTGRLSKQYRAKFKKVEPFFAKWEPYFRQQGKESSFHQFKQRSFTKFALETFVDSLRDRSVSIPAQMYFKYLWNRKEFYDLILNKFRRVQPQPS; the protein is encoded by the coding sequence ATGGCTGCATCCATTTCTGTAGTAATACCTGTTTTTAACCGCAAAGAGGAGTTGATTCGGGCATTGGATTCTGTGAAGAAACAGACACTGCAACCATCTGAGGTTATTGTAGTGGATGACTGCTCTTCTTTTCTGATAGAGGATTTTCTCAGAGAGAGCAATTACCTGGATCAGGATTGGGTACGGGTAGTCCGAAACGAAATAAATCAGGGGCCTAGTGGTACCCGGAATACAGGAGTGATGCATGCGAAAGAAGAGTTTATTGCCTTTCTGGATTCGGATGATTACTGGGACCCTCACAAGCTGGAAAAGCAGATGGCGCTTTTTACAAAGAAGCCGGAACTGGATCTGGTATACAATGGAACCTGGGTAGTGTATGAAAATAAGACGGTTCCATCTCATACCAAGCTGTTTAAGGACAATATATGGTATCAGCTGGTAGACAATTGCTGGACTCCGCCCAATCCATCTACGATGTTGATGCGAAATGCGTCCATTCGAAAGTTGAATGCGTTTGATCTGACATTAAAACATGCAGAAGATATTGATTTATGGATGCGGATGACATTGCACGATATGAAAATAGATTATTGTGACGAACGCCTGACATATTTTATGTATAACTCAACAGGGCGACTATCCAAACAGTATCGTGCAAAGTTCAAGAAGGTAGAACCCTTCTTTGCCAAATGGGAACCATATTTCAGACAACAGGGGAAGGAAAGTTCTTTTCATCAATTTAAACAACGGTCATTTACAAAGTTTGCTCTGGAAACTTTTGTAGATAGCCTTCGGGATCGTAGTGTGAGCATCCCTGCTCAAATGTATTTTAAGTATCTCTGGAACCGAAAGGAATTTTATGATCTGATTCTGAATAAGTTTCGACGTGTACAGCCGCAACCTTCCTGA
- a CDS encoding lipopolysaccharide biosynthesis protein translates to MNKQKTVKTGIVWSFIEGFGIKIISTLVFFILAKLLGATHFGLVAIATAFIDFGNVLVEQGMVAALVQKEKLERAHLDTAFWINIGLGASVFAILCLSAPFIADIYKEPSLTPVLQTSGLVFLIGPSGLVQVAQLTREMNFKLIARIRIVGLLAAAVVSLTMAFMGYGVWALVFQKLVFMGLSTVLFWFWTKWIPRLSFSIDHFRELFPFSYKMMINNFLTYFSRNSIELLIGFFHGTEAVGIYSFCYKVFQSTIETANTSVNKVMLPLFSSVQDDKAQLTKYFYKAIESSFTLLLPVLALIVFLSPEAILYFFNATWAQSADLLKLVSIGGTIYMIYYYTNTLWISTGRPDLVVRFTLINVVINLALLAAVSKLPLIYVGYISIVRSLLLLPVAYVLSLKTAPISIQGSLQHLSRPFWMGGVTFLILAISSAVIPVLSPEWIWFAIQGVIWSVTVFVALYFLLPSVLTPVFNSVSRVYLRVSGSRKV, encoded by the coding sequence ATGAATAAACAGAAAACAGTAAAAACAGGCATTGTATGGTCTTTCATTGAAGGTTTTGGAATAAAGATCATCTCCACACTTGTTTTCTTTATTCTGGCAAAATTATTAGGTGCCACCCATTTTGGACTGGTCGCCATTGCTACCGCCTTTATTGATTTTGGAAACGTGCTGGTAGAACAAGGAATGGTAGCTGCCCTTGTACAAAAAGAAAAACTGGAACGTGCCCATCTGGATACCGCCTTCTGGATCAATATAGGGTTAGGGGCTAGTGTATTTGCGATACTCTGTTTGTCTGCTCCTTTTATTGCAGACATCTACAAAGAACCCTCGCTTACACCCGTACTACAAACCTCCGGCCTCGTCTTTCTGATCGGTCCATCCGGATTGGTACAAGTAGCTCAGCTAACCCGGGAGATGAATTTCAAGCTTATCGCCAGAATCCGGATTGTAGGTCTGCTGGCTGCGGCTGTCGTTAGCTTAACGATGGCATTTATGGGATATGGTGTATGGGCACTGGTATTTCAGAAACTGGTATTTATGGGATTGTCTACCGTATTGTTCTGGTTCTGGACCAAATGGATACCGCGGCTATCGTTTTCCATTGATCATTTTCGGGAGCTGTTTCCTTTCTCCTACAAGATGATGATCAACAACTTTTTAACCTACTTCAGCCGGAACTCCATTGAGCTACTGATAGGATTCTTTCATGGTACAGAGGCCGTAGGTATATACTCTTTCTGTTACAAGGTATTTCAGTCAACCATCGAAACCGCCAATACATCTGTCAACAAAGTAATGCTACCACTTTTTTCATCCGTGCAAGATGACAAAGCACAACTGACAAAGTATTTCTATAAGGCTATAGAATCCAGCTTTACCTTGTTGCTGCCAGTTCTGGCCTTGATTGTATTTCTGTCACCTGAGGCAATTCTGTATTTCTTTAACGCTACCTGGGCACAAAGTGCAGATCTGCTTAAGCTGGTGTCTATCGGAGGTACTATCTACATGATCTATTATTATACAAATACCTTATGGATCAGTACCGGAAGACCTGATCTGGTTGTCCGATTTACATTGATTAATGTGGTAATTAACCTGGCATTGTTAGCCGCTGTAAGTAAGTTGCCATTGATTTATGTGGGGTATATTTCTATTGTACGAAGTCTACTCTTGTTGCCTGTGGCGTATGTGCTATCCTTAAAAACAGCGCCAATAAGCATTCAGGGATCATTACAACATTTGTCGCGTCCATTTTGGATGGGGGGAGTTACATTCCTGATTCTGGCAATCTCTTCAGCAGTAATTCCTGTACTCTCTCCGGAATGGATCTGGTTTGCTATTCAGGGTGTGATCTGGAGTGTTACTGTTTTTGTTGCGCTGTATTTCCTTCTTCCATCT
- a CDS encoding GumC family protein — protein sequence MEDIDVRLVLAKFLRKWHFFAISVGLMLVVAFIYLRSTEKKYMVQASVQLKEQNLNEKGSDDKKFINGLELLENNAAIEDEIGILTSYSVVKQTVEKLENYTNVYKTDSKLKFKPVEKFFSKEVYHQDIEIRLLKNRPQLIDAPIQISFLDKNTFLVEVQEHNATIYDYRSQKPLGIQDEVIFSQKGVIGKPFVSPLISFMLVPAKTREAEFWKNDYYFVNRSVKDLAESYQQKLGVAPIAEKSNIVSLSLQGTVPEKEALFLNMLSSVYVNNDLQKRNQLGMNALSFIDNQIDKVSNTLNKVEGSLEKFRSQSNVIDVGVSAQSYTDLLNQLEEKQVDRKTQLMYYQYIADYLARSATMDGVVTPSAAGINDPSLTKLLEDLNTLNKERVSVAYNSNADNNPVLKVLDQKISNTKKTLADNVQGLIQSSQIALNENQHRVDEVKARINQLPANERNLNTIQRKFQLNDDVYKYLLQKRAEASIAIASSAPDKSIVDQARQVGSKPVSPNATLTYLMAILLGLIFPAGYLSVKDYMHKRIEGEDQLEKETNLSVVASIMFDSNSKKYRPLTTHPYNDSAFQEIRHYIRFKNQQVIAITSMASNEGKTYCAINLAVAFAKAGHKTLLIDTDFYQSDVGTVFNLETAPGLIDFLPDPSKVVVSQTSIPSLDVISAGQASESSRAAFLRSSLEKLLAELRHTYTYIIIDTCPVGLISDYLLFASCVDYTLVVVRSDVTKRENIGRLNTILNRHNLKNKSAIVYNATRVSKELTNYYKKIAS from the coding sequence ATGGAAGATATTGATGTACGATTAGTGCTCGCAAAGTTTCTTCGGAAGTGGCACTTTTTCGCTATCAGTGTAGGACTGATGCTGGTAGTCGCATTTATATATTTACGATCAACTGAGAAAAAATACATGGTGCAGGCTTCTGTGCAGCTAAAGGAACAGAACCTGAATGAAAAAGGTAGTGATGACAAAAAGTTTATCAATGGACTTGAACTGTTGGAGAATAACGCGGCTATAGAGGATGAAATTGGGATACTTACTTCTTACTCTGTAGTAAAACAAACGGTAGAGAAGCTTGAAAACTATACCAACGTATATAAGACAGACAGCAAGTTAAAGTTTAAACCTGTAGAAAAGTTTTTTTCCAAAGAAGTATATCATCAGGACATCGAGATTCGGTTGCTGAAAAACAGACCACAACTGATTGATGCCCCAATACAAATCTCTTTTCTGGATAAGAATACATTTCTTGTAGAGGTGCAGGAGCACAATGCTACCATATATGACTATCGGTCCCAAAAGCCGTTGGGAATACAGGACGAAGTTATCTTCTCTCAAAAAGGGGTAATTGGCAAGCCTTTCGTGAGCCCTCTTATCAGTTTTATGCTGGTGCCTGCAAAAACCAGAGAAGCCGAATTCTGGAAGAATGACTATTATTTTGTAAACCGTTCGGTAAAAGATCTGGCAGAATCCTATCAGCAAAAGCTGGGTGTGGCACCCATTGCAGAAAAATCAAACATTGTGAGCTTATCATTGCAGGGAACAGTTCCGGAAAAGGAAGCTTTGTTTCTGAATATGCTTTCCAGTGTCTATGTCAATAATGACCTGCAAAAAAGAAATCAGCTGGGTATGAACGCCCTCAGCTTCATAGACAACCAGATTGATAAGGTATCGAACACACTGAACAAAGTGGAAGGCTCGCTGGAAAAGTTCAGGTCACAAAGCAATGTGATTGATGTAGGTGTTTCAGCTCAATCCTATACAGATCTGTTGAACCAGTTGGAAGAGAAGCAGGTAGACCGTAAAACACAGCTTATGTACTACCAGTATATAGCTGACTATCTGGCCCGTAGTGCTACCATGGATGGTGTAGTAACGCCCTCTGCAGCCGGAATAAATGATCCTAGTCTAACCAAATTGCTCGAAGATCTCAATACGTTGAATAAGGAACGGGTATCTGTGGCTTATAACTCCAACGCAGATAACAACCCTGTACTGAAAGTGCTGGATCAGAAGATTTCCAATACCAAAAAGACATTAGCTGATAATGTTCAGGGCTTGATTCAATCTTCGCAAATTGCTCTCAATGAAAACCAGCATCGGGTAGATGAAGTAAAAGCCAGAATTAACCAGTTGCCTGCCAACGAACGCAATCTGAATACAATTCAGCGTAAGTTTCAGCTAAACGATGATGTCTATAAGTACCTGCTTCAGAAACGTGCAGAGGCAAGTATTGCTATTGCCTCCAGTGCACCAGACAAAAGCATTGTGGATCAGGCACGCCAAGTCGGTAGTAAACCTGTTTCGCCTAATGCAACCCTGACGTATCTGATGGCTATTCTGCTGGGACTGATCTTTCCGGCAGGTTATTTATCTGTGAAAGATTATATGCATAAGCGGATTGAAGGTGAAGATCAGCTGGAAAAAGAGACAAACCTCTCTGTGGTTGCATCTATCATGTTCGATTCTAACAGCAAGAAATACAGACCACTGACTACGCATCCGTATAATGACAGTGCTTTTCAGGAAATCCGTCACTACATACGATTTAAAAATCAGCAGGTAATAGCTATCACCTCTATGGCCAGCAATGAGGGTAAAACCTATTGTGCCATTAACCTGGCCGTAGCTTTTGCCAAAGCCGGACATAAAACACTGCTGATCGATACAGATTTTTATCAGTCTGATGTAGGGACAGTATTCAATCTGGAAACCGCTCCTGGTCTGATTGACTTCCTTCCTGATCCATCAAAAGTGGTAGTGAGCCAGACTTCTATTCCTTCGCTGGATGTAATCAGTGCAGGACAGGCTTCTGAAAGTTCACGGGCTGCCTTTCTGCGTAGCTCTCTTGAGAAGTTATTGGCAGAACTACGGCATACCTACACCTATATTATTATAGATACATGTCCGGTAGGGTTAATCTCAGATTACCTGCTTTTTGCAAGTTGTGTGGATTATACATTGGTGGTTGTGCGCAGTGATGTCACCAAACGGGAGAACATTGGAAGGCTGAACACTATTCTGAATCGCCATAATCTCAAGAATAAAAGTGCGATTGTATACAACGCAACCCGTGTATCTAAAGAGCTTACCAATTACTATAAGAAGATTGCAAGCTAG